In a genomic window of Muntiacus reevesi chromosome 1, mMunRee1.1, whole genome shotgun sequence:
- the MICOS13 gene encoding MICOS complex subunit MIC13 isoform X2: MVPRVWSLMRFLIKGSVAGGAIYLVYDQELLGPSDKSQAVLQKAEKVVPTAVYQFSQYVCEQTGLKLPQLPAPPKFNFHIRDSWNSGIITMMSALSVAPSKAWEYSKEGWDYLKERTK; this comes from the exons ATGGTACCCCGAGTTTGGTCTCTGATGAG GTTTCTCATCAAGGGCAGTGTGGCTGGGGGTGCTATCTACCTGGTGTACGACCAGGAGCTGCTGGGGCCCAGTGACAAGAGTCAGGCGGTCCTTCAGAAGGCCGAGAAGGTGGTCCCCACTGCCGTGTACCAGTTCAGCCAGTACGTGTGCGAGCAGACAGGCCTGAAGTTACCACAG ctcccagcccctccAAAGTTTAACTTTCACATCCGCGACTCTTGGAATTCAG GCATCATCACCATGATGTCAGCTCTGTCCGTGGCCCCCTCTAAGGCCTGGGAGTACTCCAAGGAGGGCTGGGACTACCTGAAGGAGCGAACCAAGTAG
- the MICOS13 gene encoding MICOS complex subunit MIC13 isoform X1, with protein sequence MVPRVWSLMSRFLIKGSVAGGAIYLVYDQELLGPSDKSQAVLQKAEKVVPTAVYQFSQYVCEQTGLKLPQLPAPPKFNFHIRDSWNSGIITMMSALSVAPSKAWEYSKEGWDYLKERTK encoded by the exons ATGGTACCCCGAGTTTGGTCTCTGATGA GCAGGTTTCTCATCAAGGGCAGTGTGGCTGGGGGTGCTATCTACCTGGTGTACGACCAGGAGCTGCTGGGGCCCAGTGACAAGAGTCAGGCGGTCCTTCAGAAGGCCGAGAAGGTGGTCCCCACTGCCGTGTACCAGTTCAGCCAGTACGTGTGCGAGCAGACAGGCCTGAAGTTACCACAG ctcccagcccctccAAAGTTTAACTTTCACATCCGCGACTCTTGGAATTCAG GCATCATCACCATGATGTCAGCTCTGTCCGTGGCCCCCTCTAAGGCCTGGGAGTACTCCAAGGAGGGCTGGGACTACCTGAAGGAGCGAACCAAGTAG